The Papaver somniferum cultivar HN1 unplaced genomic scaffold, ASM357369v1 unplaced-scaffold_107, whole genome shotgun sequence genome includes a region encoding these proteins:
- the LOC113328437 gene encoding uncharacterized protein LOC113328437, whose protein sequence is MAARLVARQAASLCRVSSPKSAADATQLIQRRGLAGGGDHHGPAEVNCWSDPMSPSRWKEEHFVIVSLAGWGSAIYGGCKFFTGGKKGTEEKVAEATLQKVRVHRNRAGPTGRGRGYRYRSKSTDDFSKEGAFIQTPVSTHPDSF, encoded by the exons ATGGCTGCAAGATTGGTGGCTAGACAAGCCGCTTCTCTATGTCGGGTTTCCTCTCCAAAGTCTGCAGCTGATGCCACTCAGCTTATCCAACGACGTGGTCTTGCAGGAGGTGGAG ATCATCATGGACCCGCAGAGGTGAACTGTTGGTCGGACCCAATGAGCCCATCTAGATGGAAGGAAGAGCAT TTTGTGATTGTCTCTTTAGCTGGATGGGGTTCAGCTATTTACGGTGGTTGCAAATTCTTCACTGGAGGCAAGAAAGGAACTGAAGAG AAAGTGGCTGAAGCAACTCTGCAGAaagtaagggtgcacaggaaccgagccggaccgacgggccgaggaagggggtacaggtaccggtccaaaagtACCGACGATTTCTCAAAAGAGGGAGCATTTATCCAAACACCCGTTTCTACTCATCCTGACTCCTTCTAA
- the LOC113327683 gene encoding uncharacterized protein LOC113327683, protein MSLSNEMDIDKNSEVDKTSCDGTKKAAVQAELNRVNKLPTNSSYASHRIRVLNKVLQLMSIKRTSSQDEELELLFAGLSL, encoded by the exons ATGAGTCTTTCAAATGAGATGGATATTGACAAAAATAGTGAAGTTGATAAAACCAGTTGCGATGGAACAAAGAAAGCAGCAGTTCAAGCTGAACTTAACAGAGTGAATAAACTGCCTACAAACAGTAGCTATGCATCTCATCGTATTAGAGTTCTTAACAAAGTACTGCAACTTATGTCCATTAAG AGAACGTCTTCACAAGACGAAGAGTTGGAGCTTCTTTTTGCAGGGCTGTCTCTTTGA
- the LOC113328339 gene encoding transmembrane protein 184C-like, protein MDFSTMDRGQIMLLGSAFCAMASMHFTVQLVSQHLFYWKNPKEQKAIIIIILMAPIYAVDSFVGLLDFQGSKAFFMFLDSIKECYEALVIAKSLALLYSYLNISISNNIVPDEIKGRAIHHSFPMTLFQPRTVHLNHQILKQLKSWTWQFVIIRPVCSILMIALQLLGLYPSWVSWTFTIILNLSVSLALYSLVIFYHVFAKELEPHKPLAKFLCIKGIVFFCFWQGVVLDILVSAGIIRSHWLDVEHIEEAYQNILVCLEMVIFSVLHQYAFHVSPYSGGNTLIIIIHG, encoded by the exons ATGGATTTTAGTACAATGGATCGAGGACAAATCATGCTGTTAGGATCTGCATTCTGTGCTATGGCATCAATGCATTTCACAGTACAGCTTGTTTCACAACATCTCTTCTATTGGAAGAACCCAAAGGAGCAGAAAGCTATCATAATAATCATCCTCATGGCACCCATTTATGCAGTTGACTCGTTTGTGGGTTTGTTGGATTTCCAAGGAAGTAAAGCATTCTTCATGTTTTTGGATTCAATCAAGGAATGCTATGAGGCTCTT GTGATTGCCAAGTCCCTTGCTTTGTTGTACAGTTACTTGAATATCTCCATTAGCAACAATATAGTGCCtgatgaaatcaaaggaagagcaATTCACCATTCATTTCCAATGACTCTTTTTCAG CCTCGCACTGTGCATCTTAACCATCAAATTTTGAAGCAACTGAAAAGCTGGACCTGGCAGTTTGTCATCATTCGGCCTGTATGCTCTATTCTAATGATAGCACTTCAACTTCTAGGACTGTACCCAAGTTGGGTCAGCTGGACATTCACCATCATTCTCAACCTTTCTGTATCCCTGGCTCTCTATTCTCTCGTAATCTTTTATCATGTGTTTGCTAAGGAGTTGGAACCACATAAGCCTCTTGCCAAGTTTCTGTGCATCAAGGGAATTGTGTTTTTCTGCTTTTGGCAG GGAGTTGTGCTGGATATCCTAGTATCTGCTGGTATAATCCGATCTCATTGGTTAGATGTTGAACACATTGAAGAAGCTTATCAAAACATCTTAGTATGTCTAGAAATGGTTATCTTTTCTGTTCTTCATCAGTACGCATTCCATGTTTCACCTTACAGTGGAGGGAATACCCTAATTATTATTATTCATGGGTAG
- the LOC113328340 gene encoding ribosome biogenesis protein BMS1 homolog, protein MQARLKRHDWHMKLLKAGDPITVSAGWRRYQTIPIYASELDSKQYEIAKYTPQYEHCLAMFWGPPAPPYTRIAVAQGNKEEFRITATAIVLDPKHPTKIVKESKWIGKPHKILKRRAALIKFTPDTDVAKFIGETIRTGTHIWGKITEATKREGIARCTFSSRIDMRDTVFMRVIRQVEAPPRFLYPLAAVEPHDNLVPVNKDSLKKEDPAHRQLRLEQRRGVKFPDEDPCSYSFLKYLMLQYMTENVRRDPVVVMSEEKRGALTMKRKREEHEKQRKKIGQMVTF, encoded by the exons ATGCAG GCTAGACTTAAGCGACATGACTGGCATATGAAACTGTTGAAGGCAGGAGACCCGATCACTGTCTCAGCTGGTTGGAGACGTTATCAGACAATACCTATCTATGCCAGTGAATTGGACAGTAAACAGTATGAAATTGCAAAGTACACTCCCCAATATGAGCACTGTCTTGCGATGTTCTGGGGACCCCCTGCACCTCCCTACACCAGAATTGCTGTTGCGCAGGGTAACAAG GAAGAGTTTCGGATAACAGCAACAGCTATCGTTCTTGACCCTAAGCATCCCACAAAGATAGTGAAGGAAAGCAAGTGGATAGGGAAACCTCATAAAATCCTCAAGAGGAGGGCTGCTCTTATAAAATTTACACCAGATACTGATGTCGCTAAATTTATAGGTGAAACTATTCGGACTGGGACTCATATTTGGGGGAAAATTACTGAG GCGACAAAAAGAGAGGGGATTGCTAGATGCACATTTAGCAGCAGAATTGATATGAGAGATACTGTTTTTATGCGTGTGATTCGTCAAGTTGAAGCTCCTCCTCGCTTCCTCTACCCATTGGCTGCGGTAGAACCACATGACAATCTTGTTCCTGTTAACAAGGATTCACTCAAAAAG GAGGACCCTGCTCACAGGCAGCTTCGACTTGAACAACGACGTGGTGTGAAGTTCCCTGATGAGGATCCTTGCTCCTATTCATTTTTGAAGTATTTAATGTTACAGTATATG ACTGAAAATGTGCGAAGGGATCCTGTAGTGGTGATGTCTGAGGAAAAACGAGGAGCATTAACTATGAAAAGAAAGAGAGAGGAGCACgagaaacaaagaaagaagatTGGACAAATGGTTACATTTTAA